The following DNA comes from Brassica oleracea var. oleracea cultivar TO1000 chromosome C5, BOL, whole genome shotgun sequence.
AGTGGTCGTCGTTTGAATTAGAGGAATCACCGATGTAATTGGTGTCATAATTGTTCACCGATTTTTCTTCTCCCATCTTCACTTAAGTGTCTGGATTTCGCTTGATAATTTTTTGGCTTTTTGGGTTGTTTTTACTCTCAGTCGATGCTGAGAATGCGGATACGTAATGTTGGATGTTGTAGGACGATAGTTATAAAGATGGTTGTGGGAAAATGAGGTGATTGTACATGATGAAAATGCTGTGTAAGTGCTACAAGTATGTGCTAAAAAGGAAAAGGGAAGACACATGCATTGTAAAATGGCTGTGGTTCACCGGTGTTGTCACTTACTCAGAAAAGTTGGTCGTTGCTTTTTTTGCATGCTTATTGATATTACCAATCGAAGTGACAATTTGACATATTGAAACTGGATTCTTATGCTTTCTTAATAAAAAATTATAAAAGTAAAACATTAACTTGACCAACTTTCATTTCCTTATTAGTATGTATTTGAATAGGATAGTTTCTCAAACAATCAACCACTTAAATTAATGGTAATAATATATTCGATATTTCTTAGTTTAGGAAATGCATTAAAGAATTTGAATAAGTTCATCCGAGATTTCTTTCTTCATAAAAGATAATAAAAGTTAGAAATTTACTTGACCACTACTCATGTCCTTATTCATACGAATAAGAATATTTTGTTGCTCAATGAAAAATAAAAAAAATCCAATTTATTTAAGTGGTTGGATTTTCTGATTTGACGCTAGGTTCTTCATATGCTATTATAAATAAAACTAAGCTTTACTCGACATTCTATAGATCATATTGAGTACAAAGAGGTTACAATCTCCACTCTCTATCTTCTCTATTATTATGTTGTTACTATGTTATACAAATCGATCATGAAGTTTGATATAGGTCTTTGTCAAAACACAATATTGTTGAAGCAATGTTAACCATGAAGAGAACAATTTCTGAAATTATTGAAGCAAAAACGGTAAATATTTTGGCAGTTTTCATTTACCCAAGCGTTATTTTTTTTGTTTTAACTAATTCAAATAGGATTTTACTACAAATTTATTGTCATTTAAATGCTTCAAAATAGGCTGGAAATTATATGGTTGTTGCTAAAATTGAGGCCATTGATTTGGACAAACTATGGTACTACACTGCCTGCAATTTTTGCAAAAGAAAAATAGTCAGACAAGGAGATGGTTTTGAGGGAAACGTGCAACATCTTCAACATAACCCTATATACAACTGCAAAACATGCAACAAGGATTTTGAACATGCTATTCACTGGTATGACCGTTTATAAAGATTAATCTTGCTACCTTTGTAATATATCAGTATTATATGTTCATATACTAGTTAAAATAGTGGGTTTTTAAGTTACTACTTGGTTGTACGTGTCTCTGATGACTCAAAGGGAGAAGCCAAGTTTTTGCTTTTCAACATTATTGCGGAGAGGCTCATTAGGAGACCTGCGTTTGAGTTAGTCCAAGAGGCTGCTCAGGTATTTCCTTCATTTTTAATTTAGGGGGAATTAAGAAAAAAACATTTCTGTATATTCTTTGAAAGATGTATATTTGTTTTACAGGAAAATCCACATTTTCTACCTCAATCTCTAACTGATTTGATTGGGAGAAAACTTCTATTTATGGTCAACAAGAACAAAATTCAGCATATGTTGTTGATTTAGTGATTGACGATGCAGACATAATTCAACACTTTGATCCACATGTAATATTTAAAATAGTGATAACTCAAAATTAATTTTTCCCAGTATAAGTTCTAACGAATTTTCTTTTTTTTTGCGCAGCCGCATTTTGTGATTTTTAATGATTATGAGTCGGAAGAGGATTGATGCTAATCCAAAATTAAGGAACAAAGTTGAAGTCCAATATGCCCGTGAAAGTGCAAGAGTTTAAGAATAATTTTGTTTTCATTTTCTTCAAATTTCATAATGTTTTCCGTTGTCTCTCTTTTAGGTTTTATAGTTATGAGAATGAATTATGAGGTGTTATTTGGTTCGTTATATAGAACAACTCCTTTAATCTATTTTTTTTGTCCACATTATAGCAAAATTATTGTTTAAAACTTTAAATGTTTAAACTTATCACTAGAAGATAGTATAGAATTATATATCTAAATTGCTAAAATAAGGTTGTTATATATATGTTAAAGTTCCAAAAAAACATAATTAATAAAGGAACAATGTAAAAGAAGGTAATATTGAATTATATTGTCATAAAGTGTTTTCCAATAAATATCATATTCACTTGCGCAAGGAATAGATACATGGTAAGAATTTGATAAGAAAACTTTATTTGGCAACAAAGGATTATACGTATATTTTGAAGATGATATAACTTAATGGTCATGGATCGATTTCTATTATATTTTTCTGAAGAGGTCGGCTTCTGAACTCTATATCTTCGACTTTCTTTCAAATTATATAAGTTTATTCAAGCCTTTATTCTAATTGCATACGATTCAATCTATACGTAGTGTTTTGGTCTTACTGAAAACACAAGCATTCGATTTTGAGTGGGAAGCATGAAGAGAAGTAATCCAGTGTCTACAGACACGGGGAATAAACCACAGAAGAAGAAAAAACAGTGTATGTTCTACTGAAAAATAATTAAAACGTTTATAAATTATGAATTTTCGTACTACTGAATACAAAGAATGATACGTAATCGTTCTAATGAAATCAGGGCAAGTGATAGTTGGTTAATTTTTCACAGACTTATTATGTTGATGCAGGTACCAATGACAAAGAGAATACTCCAATGGTGAATATAACACAAAACTCATCTATCAGAAACGTTTCACCTCTGCCCAGTATAAATCCTTTTAGGACGCCCTTTCATAATGTTACGAATCAAGTATTTCGACCCATTATTCCACGACCATCAGAGTCTAATCCATCAAAAATCGTTGAAAATACATCGACACATACTGTCCCATTAAGTTGTGTTTTTCAAAGTTTTAAAGATGGACTAACACATCAAGCTAGAGCTGCGCGAAAGGAAATACTGAATAACAAAATAACAATAGGGCTTCCTACCTCAAATAGAGGTTAGTCTCCTAACGCTTTCATTTTCCCCACGTTTATTCTTATTAATCTATTGAGAAAAAAATATTTCTGAAAAATTCATTTTCATTACATTCCAGAGTTACCAGGATTTTCAAGACAACCAAGGCATCAGTTGTACCACCTCCAGGTATAAGTTTCTTTTCAAAGAAAGAGTTACAAGGCTTTTTAAATAATTACTGGAAGAACCCTATGTGAAAATTAGCTTACTTATTTCTTTGTTCATGCTACTTATGTCTGTAGGTCCCTATAATTCAACTTAAAGTTCACCTACTCTTGCAAATTTGAGTGGTTCTGGAATCAACATGCACCCATCGAGTAATAGCATTGTTTACTAATTACTGCATATTATATAAGTAGCGCTTATATAGTATGATCGTATACAAATAGTAAAGAAAATAGTAATTAATTTATAGGTCAGCACAAGTTTCATATAATAAAAAAATGTCATCCGTTTAGGTACAATTGGTAATCAAGAAACTATATCCTGGAGTACCAGCATTTCCTTGAGGAAACGAAAAACACTTGGATCACCTCCATCGGTGAATTCAAAGACAAGACAAAGGAAGGTAACAACGGGTTTTAAATAATGTTTTTCATTTGAGGTGTTCTATGCTACTATTTCAAAAGTGCGACTAAACTTAAANNNNNNNNNNNNNNNNNNNNNNNNNNNNNNNNNNNNNNNNNNNNNNNNNNNNNNNNNNNNNNNNNNNNNNNNNNNNNNNNNNNNNNNNNNNNNNNNNNNNTGTTCTAGACTGAACAATGCCCCATGGTCATTAGTGAAGATTTCATGAGCAACCTTCATTACATCATTCTCGTTTTGGCCACTAGCTTTGTTCTTCAAAGCAGCCTCAAAGGATCCTACAAACTTCCCCACCGAGTCGTTCACTCTCCCCCACCTCTGCTTACACTGACTAGACTCTCTAGGAGGACAGCCATCGAGCTGAGGGCTGGCGTTAACGTAGACCTCTATTCTCTTCCAAAAGGCCCCTGCCTTCTGCTCATTACCGACAATCGGATCCTTGCTGGTGTTCAACCAAGCACTGATCAGCACCAAGTCTTCTTTTGCCGTCCACTTCCGCCTTTCCAGTGGCTTAGGACCTATAGAGCTCTGACTACTAAATCTAGGGAACTGAGAAGACTCTACGTCTGTTGTTTTCTGTGAAGATGAGAGGTTAACAAAACCGGGAGAGTGGACAAACCCGGTAGAGTTAGCGTAGAGAGGATCCATTTTCGTTTGTGTTTTCTCTAGAGGAGGTCCTATGGTTTTAAACTACTTTTAGCAGAGAACAATTAAACTAAATCTAACTACCAAACATTCATTATAGTTAATGTAAGAATTAATGAATCTACTACTTCACAGCTACTACATCACAGCAAAGACATCAAAGCAACGAAATCACAGCAACCAACCACCAAAGCTATGCATTCATTACACATCAAATCATTGTACTTCTAGTTGTCGATAAACTTCTAGTTCATACTAAGTTCAAACCGGATCATATATATAAGAAAAATTAATTTCTAGTTCAATTAAAGCTTAAACAGTTTTCATGAGATTGAAAATTACCAATTTTTCATTTAAAATTAAATTCTAGTGCCGTTTTTTAACTTCTAGTTCAGTTTTTCAATTTAAATTTAAATTCTACTGTCGTTTTTTCAACTAAAATAAACCAACCAACACACATAAACCAACCAACACACATAAAACAATCACTCAAACAGTTTTCATGAGATTGAGGCGTACCTTCTGTTTTTAGTCGAAGCAAACCTTCTGTAGGACACGAACTTTGACATTGAGGTCGTGAACCTGTTCCTGGAAAAAAAAGAAAACACTCACAAATGTCAGAATTATCATCAACGTAAAAGGACACAACTACTGTATTATCTAAAAATAGGAGCATACTCACCTCCAGCGTTACAATTTGAAGCTTGAGTTTTGCCATCAAAAGAATCACCTCCTCGGACTCCTTCCCACGTTTTNNNNNNNNNNNNNNNNNNNNNNNNNNNNNNNNNNNNNNNNNNNNNNNNNNNNNNNNNNNNNNNNNNNNNNNNNNNNNNNNNNNNNNNNNNNNNNNNNNNNNNNNNNNNNNNNNNNNNNNNNNNNNNNNNNNNNNNNNNNNNNNNNNNNNNNNNNNNNNNNNNNNNNNNNNNNNNNNNNNNNNNNNNNNNNNNNNNNNNNNNNNNNNNNNNNNNNNNNNNNNNNNNNNNNNNNNNNNNNNNNNNNNNNNNNNNNNNNNNNNNNNNNNNNNNNNNNNNNNNNNNNNNNNNNNNNNNNNNNNNNNNNNNNNNNNNNNNNNNNNNNNNNNNNNNNNNNNNNNNNNNNNNNNNNNNNNNNNNNNNNNNNNNNNNNNNNNNNNNNNNNNNNNNNNNNNNNNNNNNNNNNNNNNNNNNNNNNNNNNNNNNNNNNNNNNNNNNAATTCGATTAAGTACCCTAAGTCCAAACCGCATGACGAATTAGAACCATAAATCGAAAACCCCCTTTTCGATTTAGAACCCTAACTCGAAACAATGGAAATCGATTTCGCTTTGGACCACAAAATCGATTGTATGAAACCGTTAATCTACTCGATTCTCACCTGAGCTCGTGGAGGAGATAGTCCGCCGTCGATTAGATGGAGAAAAGCTCCGGCGTCGTCGTACGAAAAATCACCTCGGAGGCGGAGTAAAATGAGAAAGAAGACAAAATGAAAAACAGATCGCGAAACCCTTGTTTCGCTTCCGTCTACAGTAAAAAACGCCTCTAATGACCTCTTCCCACGTCGCGTGAACCCGTCTCATACGGTATCATTCGGACGACCCGGTTCACCAAATATCGGGCTTTTTAAAATTTTAAAAATATGAAAGGCCCTAAGATCTCGAGCCCATGAACCCCTCATGATCCGCCAATGAAGATGCTCTAAGGCAATCAACATTTTATGTAAGATACCTGTTGGTATAAACATTTGAAAAAAATTATAATGTGTTTGACAAATATGAAACGAATAGCATGATTTTTTAAAAAAAGAAAAAACGAATAGCATGATTATGAACTTACGTAGTTTATCAGATTTATAACCGGAAAAAGTTTGAATAATAGAATAATTGTTTGTTGAAAAAAAAAAAAAAAAAAAAAAACCCGAAAAAGTTTTCTATCCTCTCTTCAGATAGAATTTTTCTTTCGAACCTCCCTTGTTACCAAACCCATATATTTCACAAGGGAGGCTTCGATTCTGTTTTGTATTGTAAATTTTCAATCCTCTGGATCGATTTTTGTTTCCGCATGTCGGATTTCTTCTTTGCTTAGCGATCTCTTCCTCGCGTTAGTGAGTTTTTTTATATTTTCTC
Coding sequences within:
- the LOC106344773 gene encoding glutathione S-transferase T3-like, coding for MDPLYANSTGFVHSPGFVNLSSSQKTTDVESSQFPRFSSQSSIGPKPLERRKWTAKEDLVLISAWLNTSKDPIVGNEQKAGAFWKRIEVYVNASPQLDGCPPRESSQCKQRWGRVNDSVGKFVGSFEAALKNKASGQNENDVMKAV